One Pleurocapsa sp. PCC 7327 DNA segment encodes these proteins:
- the argS gene encoding arginine--tRNA ligase, translating into MNSIIEQLNNRFSETLVAVFGSNLAGVDPLIFPASNPKFGDYQSNIALSLAKQLGQQPRAIAQQLVDNLKLADLCENPTIAGPGFINLTLKPAYLETQLNSLQKDFRLGVEKAKQSQRVIVDFSSPNIAKEMHVGHLRSTIIGDCIARILEFRGHDVLRLNHVGDWGTQFGMLIAYLREVFPDALTTADVLDIGDLVAFYKQAKIRFDEDENFREVARQEVVKLQAGTEDSRHAWQLLCDQSRREFQVIYDLLDIKLTERGESFYNPLLPEVVEDLDKQGLLKEDAGAKCVFLEGFINKEGQPLPLIVQKSDGGYNYATTDLAAIKYRVQQDGAERIIYVTDAGQSHHFSQVFQVAKRAGFLPDNVEVVHVPFGLVLGEDGRKLKTRSGDTIKLKDLLDEAVDRARKDLEQRLEQENRKESKEFIDRVAQVVGISAVKYADLSQNRTSNYIFSYDKMLSLQGNTAPYMLYAYARVKSIGREGNIDFESIAGDSKVILEHETELALAKAILQLTEVIKYVERDLMPNRLCEYLYEEVSKKFNRFYENCPVLKAEEPIRTSRLILCDLTARTLKLGLSLLGIPVLERM; encoded by the coding sequence ATGAATTCTATTATCGAACAGCTAAATAATCGTTTTAGCGAAACATTAGTTGCAGTTTTTGGTTCTAATTTGGCAGGAGTCGATCCGCTGATTTTTCCTGCCAGCAATCCTAAATTTGGCGATTATCAGTCTAATATTGCACTATCTCTAGCCAAGCAATTAGGTCAACAACCGCGAGCGATCGCGCAACAATTAGTCGATAATTTAAAACTTGCCGATCTCTGCGAAAACCCAACAATTGCAGGTCCTGGTTTTATTAACCTTACCCTCAAACCAGCTTACCTAGAAACTCAGCTTAATTCCCTTCAAAAAGACTTTCGTTTAGGAGTAGAAAAAGCAAAACAATCCCAGCGAGTTATTGTTGACTTCTCCAGTCCAAATATTGCCAAAGAAATGCACGTCGGACACCTGCGTTCTACGATTATTGGAGACTGTATCGCTCGCATTCTCGAATTTCGAGGACATGATGTATTGCGTCTCAATCATGTAGGCGATTGGGGAACCCAATTTGGCATGTTAATTGCTTATTTAAGAGAAGTCTTTCCCGATGCTTTAACGACGGCAGATGTACTAGATATAGGAGACTTGGTAGCGTTTTACAAACAAGCCAAAATTCGCTTTGATGAGGATGAAAATTTTCGGGAAGTAGCTAGACAAGAAGTTGTCAAGTTACAAGCAGGCACAGAAGATAGCCGACATGCGTGGCAATTACTATGCGATCAATCTCGTCGCGAATTTCAAGTTATCTACGATCTCCTCGATATTAAACTAACCGAACGAGGAGAATCTTTTTATAATCCTTTGCTACCTGAAGTTGTTGAAGATTTAGATAAGCAAGGTTTGTTAAAAGAAGATGCAGGAGCAAAGTGCGTTTTTCTCGAAGGATTTATCAATAAAGAAGGTCAGCCGCTACCTTTAATCGTCCAGAAATCCGATGGTGGTTACAATTATGCGACCACTGATTTAGCAGCTATTAAATATCGCGTGCAACAAGATGGCGCGGAAAGAATTATTTATGTTACCGATGCCGGACAATCCCATCACTTTTCTCAAGTTTTTCAAGTAGCAAAACGTGCTGGATTTCTGCCGGATAATGTAGAAGTCGTTCACGTTCCTTTTGGCTTAGTTTTAGGAGAAGATGGGAGAAAGCTAAAAACTCGTTCTGGAGATACAATCAAATTAAAAGATTTATTAGATGAAGCAGTCGATCGCGCTCGTAAAGATTTGGAACAAAGATTAGAACAAGAAAATCGAAAAGAATCAAAAGAATTTATCGATCGCGTTGCTCAAGTAGTCGGAATTAGTGCAGTAAAATATGCCGATTTAAGTCAGAATCGCACGAGTAATTATATTTTTAGTTATGACAAAATGCTTTCCCTTCAAGGAAATACAGCTCCTTACATGCTTTATGCCTATGCCAGGGTAAAAAGTATTGGTCGGGAAGGAAATATTGATTTTGAAAGCATAGCAGGAGATTCTAAAGTTATCTTAGAACACGAAACCGAGTTAGCTTTAGCAAAAGCGATTCTACAGTTAACTGAAGTGATTAAGTATGTAGAAAGAGATTTGATGCCTAATCGTCTGTGTGAATATTTGTATGAGGAAGTGAGCAAAAAATTTAACAGATTTTATGAAAATTGTCCCGTTCTTAAAGCAGAAGAACCTATACGGACATCTCGATTGATTTTGTGCGATTTAACGGCACGAACTTTGAAATTAGGGTTATCCTTATTGGGAATTCCAGTATTAGAACGGATGTAA
- a CDS encoding cation diffusion facilitator family transporter — protein sequence MVRDNRSEVRKVLILTLLLNLFVMGLKAVVGFQANSLSLQADALHSVTDSANNILGLIASRLSSPIPDRDHPYGHQKYEALGALGIAAFLGIACFEILKSATERILEGGSPVRIAGAELSLLIVVLGVNIFVAFYERKIGRKVGSPILIADAYHTMSDIWVTITVMAGLVGVWQGRVLNLPQLQWLDVILSFPVALLVFYSGWTVLKANVPWLVDEMAIAPEAIHQIVMEVPGVINCHDIASRGLLGRQIFIEMHLVVEATDVENAHKITEEVEIRLAEQFSPVRVIIHVEPPDYQHDRITFESEDS from the coding sequence GTGGTAAGGGATAACCGCTCTGAGGTTCGCAAAGTTTTAATTCTTACCCTGCTTCTCAATCTTTTCGTTATGGGACTCAAAGCAGTGGTAGGATTTCAGGCGAATTCATTGAGTTTGCAAGCAGATGCCTTACACAGCGTCACCGATAGTGCAAATAACATTCTCGGTTTAATTGCCAGTCGCTTGTCCTCTCCAATTCCCGATCGCGATCATCCCTACGGACATCAAAAATATGAAGCACTAGGCGCATTGGGAATCGCCGCTTTTTTAGGAATTGCTTGTTTTGAAATCCTTAAAAGCGCAACCGAACGAATTTTGGAGGGAGGAAGTCCCGTTCGCATTGCTGGCGCCGAATTATCGCTACTGATCGTCGTGTTGGGGGTGAATATTTTTGTGGCTTTTTACGAACGGAAAATCGGCAGGAAAGTCGGAAGTCCGATTTTGATTGCCGATGCTTACCACACCATGAGCGACATCTGGGTGACGATTACGGTTATGGCTGGATTGGTCGGCGTTTGGCAAGGACGGGTGTTAAATTTACCGCAACTGCAATGGCTAGACGTAATTTTGTCTTTCCCCGTCGCTTTGTTGGTATTTTACAGCGGTTGGACGGTATTAAAGGCAAACGTGCCTTGGTTGGTAGATGAAATGGCGATCGCGCCCGAAGCAATCCATCAAATCGTCATGGAGGTTCCCGGCGTTATCAATTGCCATGATATAGCCTCCAGAGGATTGTTGGGACGACAAATATTTATAGAAATGCACTTAGTTGTAGAGGCAACCGATGTGGAAAACGCCCATAAAATTACAGAAGAAGTAGAAATTCGCTTGGCAGAACAATTTAGTCCCGTGCGAGTAATCATCCATGTAGAACCTCCCGATTATCAGCACGATCGCATTACTTTTGAGTCAGAAGACTCTTAA
- a CDS encoding GTP-binding protein, protein MNRLLIREQPNWGIPVTIITGFLGSGKTTLLNQILQNKQDLKVAVLVNEFGDISIDSQLLVSYDDDMVELSNGCICCTINDGLIEAVYRILERDEKVDYLVIETTGIADPLPIILTFVGTEFRDSTRLDSIITVVDADLFDADHFNSEAAMSQIAYADIVLLNKIDLVTPEKLAELESQIKTFKQGARILQTQYCQVPLGLILDVGLTPIEAYKNEEESDRYHDHKYHSHHLENDGFVSMSFTSDRPFDVYKFQKFLTEQIPNEVFRAKGIIWFDGSELRHVFQLSGPRYDMKSDRWTGLPSNQLVFIGRHLDTDKIRHSLNDCLVASVAV, encoded by the coding sequence ATGAATCGATTACTGATTCGAGAACAGCCAAATTGGGGAATACCCGTTACGATTATCACTGGTTTTTTAGGCAGTGGCAAAACCACCTTACTCAATCAAATCCTCCAAAATAAACAGGATTTAAAAGTTGCAGTCTTAGTGAATGAATTTGGAGATATTAGTATCGATTCTCAACTTCTCGTCTCTTACGATGACGATATGGTGGAATTGAGTAATGGCTGTATTTGTTGCACCATCAATGATGGATTGATTGAAGCAGTCTATCGGATTTTGGAACGCGATGAGAAGGTCGATTATCTGGTCATTGAAACAACGGGAATTGCCGATCCTCTACCGATTATTTTGACCTTTGTCGGAACAGAATTTCGCGATTCAACTCGTTTGGATTCTATTATTACAGTGGTCGATGCCGATTTGTTTGATGCCGACCATTTTAACAGTGAAGCGGCAATGAGTCAGATTGCTTACGCCGATATAGTTTTACTCAACAAAATCGATCTGGTTACCCCAGAAAAACTAGCAGAGTTAGAATCTCAAATCAAAACTTTTAAACAAGGAGCGAGAATTTTACAGACTCAATATTGTCAAGTACCACTAGGACTCATTTTGGACGTAGGATTAACACCCATTGAAGCTTATAAAAACGAGGAAGAATCCGATCGTTATCACGACCATAAATATCATTCCCATCACTTAGAAAATGATGGATTTGTTTCAATGTCTTTTACCAGCGATCGCCCCTTTGATGTTTACAAGTTTCAGAAGTTTTTAACCGAACAAATACCAAATGAAGTATTTCGAGCTAAAGGAATTATTTGGTTTGATGGAAGTGAACTGCGTCATGTTTTTCAATTAAGCGGTCCTCGCTACGATATGAAATCCGATCGTTGGACAGGTTTGCCGTCTAACCAGTTAGTTTTTATCGGTCGTCATTTAGATACCGATAAAATTCGACACTCATTAAATGACTGCTTAGTTGCTTCTGTTGCTGTTTAA
- the thrS gene encoding threonine--tRNA ligase gives MVSQSTQSQSDNPLQVSNLQKLDRIRHTCAHIMAMAVQILFPETKVTIGPTTDTGFYYDFERPQPFTPEDLIKITKQMRLIIKANLPIIREEVAREEIKVEIEQLGEPYKLEILDSIPEGETITRYYIGSPDGGRLPNIGEKLKAALPEPSLIKPVKIPATVSWWDLCAGPHVKTTGEINPDAFALESVAGAYWRGDETKAQLQRIYGTAWETPEQLEAYLQKKEEAKRRDHRKLGKELKLFSIQEDAGGGLVFWHPRGATMRCIIEDYWRKAHLDAGYELLYTPHIANLELWKTSGHVDFYRENMFDSMKIEEQAYQIKPMNCPFHVLIYKNDLHSYRELPLRWAELGTVYRYERSGVLHGLMRVRGFTQDDAHIFCLSTQIAGEILSILNLTEKILSDFGFKDYEVNLSTRPDKSVGTDEGWELATNALVEALKTKGWDYLEDKGGGAFYGPKIDIKIQDAIGRTWQCSTIQVDFNLPERFDLEYVAANGSRQRPIMIHRAIFGSLERFYGILIENYAGDFPLWLAPIQIRLLPVSETQREYAESVAANFKQAGYRVEIDCTGERLGKQIRNAELEKIPVVAVVGKQEVAEQTLSIRTRKEGDLGVMTVDELQRRMQGAIEAKTTI, from the coding sequence ATGGTCAGTCAGTCAACCCAATCTCAAAGCGACAATCCCCTGCAAGTTTCCAATCTGCAAAAATTAGATCGCATTCGCCACACTTGCGCCCATATCATGGCAATGGCAGTACAAATCTTATTTCCAGAGACAAAAGTTACCATTGGACCGACTACAGATACGGGTTTTTATTATGATTTCGAGCGCCCGCAACCTTTTACTCCTGAAGATTTAATCAAAATTACCAAACAAATGCGCTTAATTATTAAAGCTAATTTGCCGATTATTCGGGAAGAGGTAGCTAGGGAAGAAATTAAAGTCGAAATCGAACAGCTAGGCGAACCCTACAAACTAGAGATTTTAGACAGCATTCCTGAAGGAGAAACTATTACTCGTTACTATATCGGTAGTCCTGACGGTGGTAGATTGCCTAATATCGGAGAAAAGCTGAAAGCTGCCTTACCAGAACCTTCTTTAATTAAACCCGTCAAAATTCCTGCTACTGTATCTTGGTGGGATTTGTGCGCAGGACCTCATGTTAAAACTACAGGAGAGATTAACCCAGATGCTTTTGCCTTAGAAAGCGTGGCTGGTGCATACTGGCGCGGAGATGAAACCAAAGCCCAACTACAACGCATCTACGGTACTGCTTGGGAAACTCCCGAACAGTTAGAAGCTTATTTACAAAAAAAAGAAGAAGCCAAACGCAGAGATCATCGCAAACTAGGCAAGGAGTTAAAACTGTTTAGCATTCAAGAAGATGCTGGTGGTGGTTTGGTATTTTGGCATCCTCGCGGTGCAACTATGCGCTGCATCATTGAAGATTATTGGCGTAAGGCACATTTAGATGCAGGTTATGAACTTCTCTATACACCTCACATTGCCAATTTAGAATTATGGAAAACATCGGGTCATGTTGATTTTTATCGGGAAAATATGTTTGACTCGATGAAGATTGAGGAACAGGCTTATCAAATCAAGCCAATGAACTGTCCGTTTCACGTTCTTATCTATAAAAATGACCTCCATTCCTATCGAGAATTACCTTTGCGTTGGGCGGAATTAGGAACTGTATATCGTTATGAACGTTCTGGTGTCTTGCATGGTTTAATGCGGGTGCGGGGCTTTACTCAAGATGATGCCCATATTTTCTGTTTATCCACACAAATTGCAGGGGAAATTCTCAGTATTCTTAATTTAACGGAAAAAATTCTTTCGGATTTTGGTTTTAAAGACTATGAAGTCAATCTCTCTACTCGCCCAGATAAGTCAGTCGGTACAGATGAAGGTTGGGAATTGGCGACTAATGCTTTAGTAGAAGCTTTGAAGACAAAGGGGTGGGATTACCTGGAAGATAAGGGTGGTGGTGCTTTCTATGGTCCAAAGATCGATATTAAAATTCAAGATGCTATTGGACGTACTTGGCAATGTTCGACTATCCAGGTAGATTTTAATTTACCAGAACGCTTCGATCTCGAATATGTAGCAGCTAATGGTTCTCGTCAACGTCCCATTATGATTCATCGGGCAATTTTTGGGTCTTTAGAGCGTTTTTACGGGATTTTAATCGAAAACTATGCAGGAGATTTTCCTTTATGGTTAGCACCGATTCAAATACGTTTATTACCAGTGAGTGAAACACAAAGAGAGTATGCTGAATCTGTTGCTGCTAATTTCAAACAAGCTGGTTATCGGGTAGAAATAGACTGCACGGGGGAACGTTTGGGTAAACAAATCCGCAATGCTGAGTTAGAAAAGATTCCTGTGGTAGCAGTGGTTGGTAAACAGGAAGTAGCCGAGCAAACTTTAAGCATTCGTACTAGAAAAGAAGGCGATCTCGGTGTCATGACTGTCGACGAGCTACAAAGGCGAATGCAAGGGGCAATAGAAGCAAAAACAACTATTTAA
- a CDS encoding GTP-binding protein, giving the protein MNSLNISLSDSLPTLPKRGMPVTIITGFLGSGKTTLLNHILENRQGLKVAVLVNEFGDINIDSQLLVSTEEDMLELSNGCICCTINDGLIEAVYQILEREDKIDYLIIETTGLADPFPIILTFIATELKFLTHLDSIITLVDSEIFTPEHFESDIALRQIKYGDIIILNKLDRVDERKIKELEDFVRGNKEGVRIFHSQYGKVPLTLLLGVGLTQEDIYISQIRKFRRDRESSGYHIENDGFVAVSFESDRPFDLQKFENFIVEQMPYTVFRAKGILWFEESKLRHIFQLSGNRYELEADEWQTQPKNQLVLIGRNLDTTLIHEQLKTCLISHSTDD; this is encoded by the coding sequence ATGAATAGTCTCAATATCTCTCTTTCCGATTCTCTGCCTACTCTTCCCAAAAGGGGAATGCCAGTAACTATTATCACTGGTTTCTTGGGCAGTGGCAAAACAACTTTGCTCAATCATATTCTAGAAAATAGACAAGGGTTGAAAGTTGCTGTTTTAGTCAATGAATTTGGCGATATTAATATCGATTCTCAACTTCTAGTTTCAACGGAAGAAGATATGTTGGAGTTGAGCAATGGTTGTATCTGCTGTACGATTAATGATGGTTTAATCGAGGCAGTCTATCAAATTTTAGAAAGAGAAGATAAAATCGATTATTTGATTATTGAAACGACAGGATTAGCCGATCCTTTTCCGATTATTTTGACTTTTATAGCTACTGAGTTAAAGTTTTTAACCCATCTGGATTCGATTATTACGTTGGTCGATTCGGAAATTTTTACTCCCGAACATTTTGAGAGTGATATCGCTCTTCGTCAGATCAAATATGGCGACATTATCATTCTCAATAAATTAGATAGAGTTGATGAGAGAAAAATCAAAGAGTTAGAAGATTTTGTTCGAGGTAATAAAGAAGGGGTGAGAATTTTTCATAGTCAATATGGGAAGGTTCCGCTAACATTACTTTTGGGAGTAGGATTAACTCAAGAAGATATTTATATCAGTCAAATTAGAAAATTTCGGCGCGATCGCGAATCTTCTGGTTATCATATAGAAAATGATGGATTTGTAGCAGTTTCTTTTGAGAGCGATCGTCCTTTTGATTTACAGAAATTCGAGAACTTTATTGTCGAGCAAATGCCTTATACTGTCTTTCGAGCTAAGGGAATTCTTTGGTTTGAAGAAAGCAAATTGAGACATATTTTTCAGCTTAGCGGCAATCGTTACGAACTCGAAGCAGATGAATGGCAAACGCAACCTAAAAATCAGCTGGTTTTGATCGGTCGGAATTTAGATACTACGCTCATTCACGAGCAACTAAAAACCTGCTTGATTTCTCATTCTACTGACGATTAA
- the hisI gene encoding phosphoribosyl-AMP cyclohydrolase translates to MNQDFLWIERLKFNEQGLIPAIAQDYRDGAILMMAWMNRESIQQTLMTGEVYYWSRSRQELWHKGATSGHIQKVKEFYYDCDADTLLLKIKQIGDIACHTGKRSCFFNLVPINSFHQI, encoded by the coding sequence ATGAATCAAGATTTTCTTTGGATTGAACGATTAAAATTTAACGAGCAAGGATTAATTCCTGCCATTGCTCAAGATTATCGAGATGGCGCTATCTTGATGATGGCATGGATGAATAGAGAATCAATTCAGCAAACTTTGATGACAGGAGAAGTATATTATTGGAGTCGCTCTCGACAAGAATTATGGCACAAAGGGGCAACTTCCGGACATATTCAGAAAGTGAAAGAATTTTATTATGATTGCGATGCTGATACCTTGTTATTAAAAATCAAACAGATTGGAGATATTGCCTGTCATACGGGTAAAAGAAGTTGTTTTTTTAATTTGGTTCCTATCAATTCGTTTCATCAGATCTAG
- a CDS encoding DUF3493 domain-containing protein yields the protein MKNSRLDQRSSKATNSLKQRDPQKYARLMAEAQAPYKGLRAFIYLAFGSSGLIGALVFLAQLAAGKDVTSALPNFALQVGLVALMVWLFRWEKDN from the coding sequence ATGAAGAATTCACGGCTAGACCAGCGCAGTAGTAAGGCGACAAACTCCCTTAAGCAGCGCGATCCCCAAAAATATGCGCGATTGATGGCTGAAGCGCAAGCTCCCTACAAAGGGTTAAGAGCGTTTATCTATCTAGCTTTTGGGTCTTCTGGTTTGATTGGCGCTCTAGTTTTTCTCGCTCAGTTAGCAGCAGGAAAGGATGTGACTTCAGCTTTACCCAATTTTGCGTTGCAAGTTGGCTTAGTTGCTTTGATGGTCTGGTTATTTCGCTGGGAAAAAGATAACTGA
- the folE gene encoding GTP cyclohydrolase I FolE: protein MTLSKSEPTAIKSTKSSFPNLTTEHQSLVSEEDMIQAVRTLLLGLGEDPDREGLKDTPKRVVKALQFLTSGYHQSLDELLNGAVFHEDTDEMVLVRDIDLFSSCEHHILPILGRAHVAYIPDGKVMGLSKIARICEMYARRLQVQERLTAQIADAIQGLLKPKGVAVVIEATHMCMVMRGVQKPGSWTSTSAVRGVFAEDAKTRQEFMSLICHNPTFH from the coding sequence ATGACCTTATCTAAGTCCGAACCTACTGCAATCAAATCGACTAAAAGTTCCTTCCCCAATCTGACTACCGAACATCAATCTCTTGTTTCAGAAGAGGATATGATCCAGGCGGTACGGACTTTACTGTTAGGATTAGGAGAAGATCCAGATCGCGAAGGGTTAAAAGATACTCCCAAACGAGTCGTTAAAGCCTTACAATTCCTGACGTCAGGGTATCATCAATCTCTCGATGAATTGCTTAACGGAGCAGTTTTTCATGAAGATACCGACGAGATGGTATTGGTGCGAGATATCGATCTTTTCAGTTCCTGCGAACATCATATCCTACCCATTTTAGGTCGCGCTCACGTCGCCTATATTCCTGATGGAAAAGTAATGGGACTCTCAAAAATCGCGCGCATTTGTGAAATGTATGCCAGACGCTTGCAAGTGCAAGAAAGATTAACCGCACAAATTGCCGATGCCATACAAGGATTATTAAAACCAAAAGGCGTGGCGGTTGTTATCGAAGCAACTCATATGTGTATGGTGATGCGGGGAGTACAAAAACCCGGTTCTTGGACTTCTACCAGTGCCGTGAGGGGAGTCTTTGCAGAAGATGCGAAAACTCGTCAAGAATTTATGAGTTTAATTTGTCATAATCCTACCTTTCATTAA